A genomic stretch from Microtus pennsylvanicus isolate mMicPen1 chromosome 11, mMicPen1.hap1, whole genome shotgun sequence includes:
- the Znf830 gene encoding zinc finger protein 830: MASSASAGTPAGKRVVNQEELRRLMKEKQRLSTNRKRIESPFAKYNRLGQLSCALCNTPVKSELLWQTHVLGKQHRERVAELKGAKGATQGPSASAAPQPIKRRATDVESQDTKRAKASVGPQVQPSTSASSANFEKSGKEAARATSSKPSGLGLLPDYEDEEEEEEEEGGGEGRRDSSKHFTDAQGKDKEHSLVPPRETTSNVLPNDPFNTNPPKAPLVPHSGSIEKAEIHEKVVERRENTAEALPEGFFDDPEVDAKVRKVDAPKDQMDKEWDEFQKAMRQVNTISEAIVAEEDEEGRLDRQIGEIDEQIECYRRVEKLRNRQDEIKNKLKEVLTIKELQKKEEENVDSDDEGELQDLLSQDWRVKGALL; this comes from the coding sequence ATGGCGTCCTCCGCCTCCGCTGGGACTCCGGCGGGGAAACGGGTGGTGAATCAGGAAGAACTGAGGCGGTTGATGAAGGAGAAGCAGCGCCTGAGCACCAACCGGAAGAGAATAGAATCCCCGTTCGCCAAGTACAACCGTCTGGGGCAGTTGAGCTGCGCGCTTTGTAACACTCCGGTCAAGAGCGAGCTCCTGTGGCAGACCCATGTTCTGGGAAAGCAGCACCGGGAGAGAGTAGCCGAGCTGAAAGGCGCCAAGGGAGCAACCCAAGGCCCATCGGCCAGCGCAGCACCTCAGCCCATTAAGAGGAGAGCGACGGATGTGGAGAGCCAAGACACCAAGAGAGCCAAGGCCTCCGTGGGACCTCAGGTACAGCCCTCCACCTCGGCCTCGTCTGCCAACTTTGAGAAATCGGGAAAGGAGGCCGCTAGGGCAACCTCCAGTAAACCTTCTGGACTCGGTTTACTCCCTGATtatgaagatgaggaggaggaggaggaagaagaggggggtggagaaggaaggagggacagcagcaagcattttacagATGCACAGGGCAAAGACAAAGAACACTCGCTTGTTCCTCCGAGGGAGACAACAAGCAATGTGCTGCCAAACGATCCCTTTAATACAAACCCTCCCAAGGCCCCCTTAGTTCCTCATTCAGGTtccattgagaaagcagaaaTACACGAGAAAGtggtggaaaggagagagaacaccGCCGAAGCATTACCAGAAGGGTTCTTCGACGACCCTGAGGTAGACGCAAAGGTCCGGAAGGTTGATGCCCCAAAGGATCAGATGGACAAAGAGTGGGACGAGTTTCAAAAGGCCATGAGGCAAGTCAACACTATTTCCGAAGCTATAGTTgctgaagaggatgaggagggacGGTTGGACCGGCAGATTGGAGAGATTGATGAGCAGATAGAGTGCTACCGTCGAGTGGAAAAGCTGCGTAATCGCCAGGATGAgataaaaaacaaacttaaagagGTTCTGACCATAAAAGAATtgcagaaaaaggaagaagaaaatgtggaCAGTGATGACGAGGGAGAATTACAGGATTTGCTGTCTCAGGATTGGCGGGTGAAAGGGGCTTTGCTGTAA